In Hoeflea ulvae, one genomic interval encodes:
- a CDS encoding SulP family inorganic anion transporter translates to MRQPKILTTLQTYNLKTFVSDLLAGATVAMVALPLSLAIAIASGADPAKGIVTAIVGGFLISLFGGSRVQIGGPTGAFIVVVFSVIAQYGYDGLVLATFMAGIILLVGGYFRAGNLIAFVPEAVVNGFTIGIGIIIATSQLKDFLGLSVDQEPADFLEKIPVLWEARDTFSAATLAIALVTLILIVLLRRIAPRFPGLIVAVGVGSALVAFMALPVDTLGSRFGELPSQIPWPQLPDVSPARMIELLPSAFIIAFLAGVESLLSAMVADKMIEGQHRPNAELTAQGIANIGSALFTGLPATGAIARTATNIKAGGKTPVAGLVHALVILLVMMFAAPLASYLAMPALAALLIVTAWNMTEPHKWRDYARGRKSDVLLLLLTLVLTVLVDLTVAIGAGVSIGLALRLSRRKSVETDWHAPDR, encoded by the coding sequence ATGCGCCAACCAAAGATCCTCACCACACTGCAGACCTACAACCTCAAGACCTTTGTCAGCGATCTGCTGGCAGGCGCAACGGTTGCCATGGTGGCGCTGCCGCTGAGCCTGGCCATTGCGATTGCGTCCGGGGCCGATCCGGCCAAGGGCATTGTCACCGCGATTGTCGGCGGCTTTCTGATTTCGCTGTTTGGCGGCAGCCGGGTCCAGATCGGCGGGCCGACCGGGGCCTTCATCGTCGTGGTGTTTTCCGTCATCGCCCAATATGGCTATGACGGGCTGGTGCTGGCCACCTTCATGGCCGGGATCATCCTGCTGGTGGGCGGATATTTCCGCGCCGGAAACCTGATCGCCTTTGTTCCCGAGGCGGTGGTCAACGGCTTCACCATCGGCATCGGCATCATCATCGCCACCAGCCAGCTCAAGGATTTTCTCGGCCTGAGCGTTGACCAGGAACCTGCCGATTTTCTCGAAAAGATCCCGGTGCTGTGGGAGGCGCGGGACACATTCAGCGCGGCAACGCTTGCCATTGCGCTGGTCACGCTGATCCTGATCGTGCTTCTGCGCCGCATTGCCCCACGATTTCCCGGCCTCATCGTGGCCGTCGGCGTGGGATCCGCGCTTGTGGCCTTCATGGCCTTGCCGGTCGACACGCTAGGCTCACGCTTCGGCGAGCTTCCGAGCCAGATTCCCTGGCCGCAACTGCCGGATGTTTCGCCCGCGCGGATGATCGAACTGCTTCCCTCCGCCTTCATCATCGCCTTTCTGGCGGGGGTCGAATCGCTGCTGTCGGCCATGGTCGCCGACAAGATGATCGAAGGGCAGCACCGGCCCAATGCCGAGCTGACGGCTCAGGGCATCGCCAATATCGGCTCGGCGCTGTTTACCGGCCTTCCTGCCACCGGCGCGATTGCGCGCACGGCGACCAACATCAAGGCCGGCGGCAAGACGCCGGTGGCGGGCCTCGTCCATGCCCTGGTGATCCTGCTGGTGATGATGTTTGCCGCGCCGCTGGCAAGCTATCTGGCGATGCCGGCGCTGGCCGCCCTGCTCATCGTCACGGCGTGGAACATGACCGAGCCGCACAAGTGGCGCGACTATGCCCGCGGCCGAAAAAGCGATGTGCTGCTTCTGCTGCTGACGCTGGTTCTGACCGTTCTGGTCGATCTGACCGTGGCCATCGGCGCCGGCGTCTCGATCGGCCTGGCGCTGCGCCTGAGCCGCCGCAAATCCGTCGAAACCGACTGGCACGCGCCTGACCGCTAG
- a CDS encoding helix-turn-helix domain-containing protein — protein sequence MITASQLRAARALLGIDQKTLAAMAGVSLPTIQRMEASDGNVRGIIDTLTKVAEALDKAGIELIGDNASSTTGGRGVRLKDPTPPS from the coding sequence ATGATCACCGCATCGCAACTGCGCGCCGCCAGGGCGCTTCTGGGCATCGACCAGAAAACCCTTGCCGCCATGGCCGGCGTGTCGCTGCCGACAATCCAGCGGATGGAAGCCAGTGACGGCAATGTTCGCGGCATCATCGACACCCTGACCAAGGTGGCCGAGGCTCTCGACAAGGCCGGGATCGAGCTCATCGGCGACAATGCATCGAGCACCACCGGCGGCCGTGGGGTCAGACTGAAAGACCCGACACCGCCATCCTGA
- a CDS encoding YiiX/YebB-like N1pC/P60 family cysteine hydrolase, translating to MTDTLLDRLGRFLARRLHSVNPGYEPYTPSDPVTLSRALRPGDILLVEGNQKISAAIKYLTQSTWSHAALYVGDALKPEAAGDAPYPQLIEVNLGEGCVAVPLSKYSRFNTRICRPVGLTPEDRDAIVRYMIERLGVRYDLKNIFDMLRYFIPTPPVPVRWRRRMIAFGSGDPTRAICSSMIAQALQSVQYPILPEVTLAPGRQHADSDYSRREILHIRHHSLFAPRDFDLSPYFRIVKPTLEYGFDYKRLEWGPAKHQDPGAKREDAASSE from the coding sequence ATGACCGACACCTTACTCGACCGGCTGGGACGTTTCCTGGCGCGGCGGCTGCATTCGGTCAATCCCGGATACGAGCCCTATACCCCGTCGGATCCGGTGACGCTGTCGCGCGCGCTCCGGCCCGGCGACATCCTGCTGGTGGAGGGCAACCAGAAAATCTCGGCGGCAATCAAGTATCTCACCCAATCGACCTGGTCGCATGCAGCCCTTTATGTCGGCGACGCGCTCAAGCCGGAAGCCGCGGGCGACGCGCCCTACCCGCAGCTCATCGAGGTCAATCTGGGCGAAGGCTGCGTGGCGGTGCCGCTGTCCAAGTACAGCCGCTTCAACACCCGCATCTGCCGGCCGGTGGGGCTCACGCCGGAAGACCGCGACGCGATCGTGCGCTACATGATCGAACGGCTCGGGGTCCGCTATGACCTGAAGAACATCTTCGACATGCTGCGCTATTTCATTCCGACCCCGCCGGTTCCGGTGCGGTGGCGGCGCCGCATGATCGCCTTCGGATCGGGCGACCCGACCCGCGCCATCTGCTCCTCGATGATCGCCCAGGCGCTCCAGTCGGTGCAGTATCCGATCCTGCCCGAGGTGACGCTGGCACCGGGCCGTCAGCATGCCGATTCGGATTACTCCCGCCGCGAGATCCTGCACATCCGGCATCATTCGCTGTTCGCCCCGCGCGATTTCGACCTCTCGCCCTATTTCCGCATCGTCAAGCCGACGCTCGAATATGGCTTCGACTACAAGCGGCTTGAATGGGGTCCGGCGAAACATCAGGACCCGGGCGCCAAACGCGAAGACGCTGCATCGTCTGAGTGA
- the mbfA gene encoding iron exporter MbfA, which translates to MLSRFTGFNRRPFESLSEQEILALAISSEEDDARIYLAYADHLRDDYPQSAKVFEEMAAEEGVHRARLIDRHKQRFGDRIPLIRREHVRGYYERKPDWLVRNQSVDVIRQTAEDMEAQAHTFYLAAAQRTQDADTRKLLGDLALAEKAHESLARRLGLEHTPEDVKAEEAETYRRKFILTYVQPGLAGLMDGSVFTLAPIFATAFATGDTWTTFLVGLSASVGAGISMGFTEAAHDDGVISGRGSPVKRGLASGIMTALGGLGHALPYLIPDFTIATSVAIAVVFVELWAIAWIQNHWMDTPWSRAIFQVVLGGALVFAAGLLIGNA; encoded by the coding sequence ATGCTGTCTCGTTTCACCGGCTTCAACCGTCGCCCCTTCGAGTCCCTGAGCGAGCAGGAAATTCTTGCGCTCGCCATTTCGTCTGAAGAGGACGATGCGCGCATCTATCTCGCCTATGCCGACCACCTGCGCGACGACTATCCGCAATCGGCAAAGGTGTTCGAGGAAATGGCGGCGGAAGAGGGCGTGCACCGCGCCCGGCTGATTGACCGCCACAAGCAGCGCTTCGGCGACCGCATTCCGCTCATCCGCCGCGAACATGTCCGCGGATATTACGAACGCAAGCCCGACTGGCTGGTCAGGAACCAGTCCGTCGACGTGATCCGCCAGACGGCCGAGGACATGGAAGCCCAGGCGCACACTTTTTATCTGGCGGCAGCGCAGCGCACGCAGGACGCGGATACCAGAAAGCTGCTCGGCGATCTGGCCCTGGCCGAAAAGGCCCATGAATCGCTGGCCCGGCGGCTGGGGCTGGAGCACACCCCGGAAGACGTCAAGGCCGAGGAGGCCGAGACCTACCGGCGCAAATTCATCCTGACCTATGTTCAGCCGGGACTGGCAGGGCTGATGGACGGCTCGGTGTTCACGCTGGCGCCGATCTTCGCGACCGCCTTCGCCACGGGGGATACCTGGACCACATTCCTGGTCGGCCTGTCCGCTTCTGTCGGCGCCGGCATTTCCATGGGCTTCACCGAAGCCGCCCATGATGACGGGGTGATCTCCGGCCGGGGATCTCCGGTCAAGCGCGGGCTGGCCTCGGGCATCATGACCGCGCTCGGCGGTCTCGGCCATGCGCTTCCCTACCTGATTCCGGACTTCACCATCGCCACCAGCGTTGCCATCGCCGTGGTGTTTGTCGAGCTCTGGGCCATCGCCTGGATCCAGAACCACTGGATGGACACGCCCTGGAGCCGGGCGATCTTCCAGGTGGTTCTGGGCGGCGCCCTGGTCTTCGCCGCAGGCCTGCTGATCGGCAATGCCTGA
- a CDS encoding polysaccharide biosynthesis protein: MIGKLIHWLAARDRRTKQSILVGFDFILFACAVWFGYSIRFNVLYSPDITQVLLILAAPAIGIPIMSAFGLYTSVTRYVGEHALWTIFKAVGLTAVVWTAVAFLVRIEGSTAVPRTVLVLFWLLSLLLVAGFRYTSRWLILEFTREPTPQRNILVYGAGDAGRQIAATLKQSSYRIAIFQVDDDSTLWGATIGGIKIRNPAELESLVSRNNINEAIVTMRSANTARRAEVVEQLTGLGLRVRILPAFVDIADGKHTVDLIRDVEIGDLLGRDAVPPEPGLMATNTRGKCVLVTGAGGSIGSELCRQLSAVGVSRLIMMDSSEFALYQIDRELARQTGFEKVPVLGSVTDAALMRRVMNENKVHTVFHAAAYKHVPLVEANPFEGVKNNAFGTYAVASAAFESGVEVFVLISTDKAVRPSSVMGASKRLAELIVQDFAEKARLRNSGKVFCAVRFGNVIGSSGSVIPLFKEQIRKGGPITLTHAETTRYFMSIEEAAQLVIQAGSLARRNDEAGDFPGRIFLLDMGQPVRIRDLAVKMVQLSNLTVCDEANPNGDIVIQDVGLRPGEKLHEELFFSVEAASPTSHQKISVAAESAPEGLDIEQMYQELKQLTSEEDHPGLLSFLRRVAGMGAKCE, from the coding sequence ATGATCGGTAAGTTGATCCACTGGCTTGCCGCGAGAGATCGGCGCACCAAGCAATCCATCCTCGTCGGGTTCGATTTCATCCTGTTCGCTTGTGCCGTGTGGTTTGGTTATTCCATTCGTTTCAACGTTTTATACAGCCCTGATATTACCCAGGTTCTTCTCATCCTGGCAGCACCTGCCATCGGCATCCCGATCATGTCTGCCTTCGGCCTTTATACCTCTGTCACCCGTTATGTCGGCGAACATGCGCTGTGGACGATTTTCAAGGCGGTGGGCCTGACGGCGGTGGTCTGGACGGCGGTGGCCTTCCTGGTCCGGATTGAAGGATCGACGGCGGTGCCGAGGACGGTGCTGGTGCTGTTCTGGCTGCTGTCGCTGTTGCTGGTGGCCGGCTTTCGCTACACCTCCCGCTGGCTGATCCTGGAATTCACCCGCGAACCGACGCCGCAACGCAATATCCTTGTCTATGGGGCCGGCGATGCCGGACGCCAGATCGCCGCGACGCTGAAGCAGAGCAGCTACCGGATCGCCATCTTCCAGGTCGATGACGATTCCACCCTGTGGGGCGCCACCATCGGCGGCATCAAGATCAGGAACCCGGCCGAACTCGAGTCCCTGGTCAGCCGCAACAACATCAATGAAGCGATCGTGACGATGCGGAGCGCCAACACCGCCCGCCGCGCCGAGGTGGTCGAGCAGTTGACCGGGCTTGGCCTGCGCGTCCGCATCCTTCCCGCCTTCGTCGATATCGCCGACGGCAAGCACACCGTCGACCTGATCCGCGATGTCGAGATCGGCGACCTGCTCGGCCGCGATGCGGTGCCGCCCGAGCCGGGCCTGATGGCCACCAACACCCGCGGCAAATGCGTGCTCGTGACCGGAGCCGGCGGGTCGATCGGCTCGGAACTGTGCCGCCAGCTCAGTGCCGTCGGCGTTTCCAGGCTGATCATGATGGATTCAAGCGAATTCGCGCTCTACCAGATCGACCGTGAGCTCGCCCGCCAGACCGGCTTCGAAAAGGTGCCGGTCCTGGGTTCGGTCACCGATGCCGCCTTGATGCGCCGGGTGATGAACGAGAACAAGGTCCACACGGTGTTCCACGCCGCCGCCTACAAACATGTGCCCCTGGTGGAAGCCAACCCGTTCGAAGGCGTCAAGAACAATGCCTTCGGCACCTATGCGGTGGCTTCGGCTGCTTTTGAAAGCGGGGTCGAGGTGTTCGTGCTGATCTCGACGGACAAGGCGGTGCGGCCATCGAGCGTCATGGGCGCCTCCAAACGCCTGGCCGAGCTGATTGTCCAGGATTTCGCCGAAAAGGCGCGGCTTAGAAACAGCGGAAAGGTGTTCTGCGCCGTCCGCTTCGGCAATGTCATCGGATCCAGCGGTTCGGTCATTCCCCTGTTCAAGGAACAGATCCGCAAGGGCGGGCCGATCACCCTGACCCATGCCGAAACAACCCGCTATTTCATGTCGATCGAAGAGGCCGCGCAACTGGTCATCCAGGCCGGCAGCCTGGCCCGGCGCAACGACGAGGCCGGCGATTTCCCCGGCCGGATCTTCCTGCTCGACATGGGCCAGCCGGTGCGGATCCGGGACCTGGCGGTCAAGATGGTCCAGTTGTCGAATCTGACGGTATGCGACGAAGCCAATCCCAATGGCGATATCGTCATTCAGGATGTCGGTCTGCGCCCGGGCGAAAAGCTGCATGAAGAGCTGTTCTTCTCGGTCGAGGCGGCTTCGCCGACATCGCACCAGAAGATTTCCGTCGCCGCTGAATCCGCCCCCGAAGGTCTCGATATCGAGCAGATGTACCAGGAACTCAAGCAGCTGACCTCTGAAGAAGACCATCCCGGCCTGCTCTCGTTCCTGCGCCGCGTCGCCGGTATGGGCGCCAAATGCGAGTGA
- a CDS encoding MFS transporter, whose translation MSDLPRRIEPLTLLIGVSMTVGYGTLYYPFAILGPEIARAQGWSNSFVFGVFSVALLTSAVTATLVGRAMDRFGARPVMVAGSCLAALTLFNLSLVQSMAGFVVAMLLIEFSARMVQYETGFAALTAIHGRKARRPIAHVTLVAGFASTVFWPLIHWLLGFMDWRGVCLILAATNLLIALPIHALIPRRPGRSLDPHPVAPALSDPGLLRPGRRTAAFVLMAIAFSGSSFLMSAVHTSFFLILDEMGRPAALAALAGAIIGPMQVASRLIEMLTGERVASSMVGVISSGALLFGLACLAAALWLDGELVVIVFAASFGIGQGLNFIARAILPARLFGTEGYGALTGKLATVRLFAMAGAPICTALAISHAGIGATFALLGLTAAIGVAAACGLHIIERRAAAAQAAPATGAD comes from the coding sequence GTGAGCGACCTGCCCCGCCGCATCGAACCGCTGACCCTGCTTATCGGCGTTTCGATGACCGTCGGCTATGGCACGCTGTATTATCCCTTCGCCATTCTCGGCCCGGAGATCGCCCGGGCGCAGGGCTGGAGCAACAGCTTTGTCTTTGGCGTATTCTCCGTGGCCTTGCTCACAAGCGCGGTCACGGCGACGCTCGTGGGCCGTGCCATGGATCGTTTCGGCGCCCGGCCGGTGATGGTCGCCGGGTCCTGTCTGGCGGCGCTGACGCTGTTCAACCTGTCGCTTGTCCAGTCGATGGCGGGTTTCGTCGTCGCCATGCTGCTGATCGAATTCTCCGCGCGCATGGTCCAGTACGAGACCGGATTTGCCGCGCTGACCGCCATTCATGGCCGGAAGGCGCGCCGGCCCATCGCCCATGTCACCCTGGTCGCGGGCTTCGCCTCCACCGTGTTCTGGCCGCTGATCCACTGGCTGCTCGGTTTCATGGACTGGCGTGGCGTCTGCCTGATCCTCGCCGCGACCAACCTGCTCATTGCCTTGCCGATCCATGCGCTGATTCCGCGCCGGCCGGGCCGCAGCCTTGATCCGCATCCGGTTGCGCCGGCGCTCAGCGATCCCGGCCTGTTGCGGCCCGGCCGCCGCACCGCGGCATTCGTTCTGATGGCCATTGCCTTTTCCGGCAGCAGCTTTCTGATGTCGGCGGTGCACACCTCGTTCTTCCTGATCCTCGACGAAATGGGACGCCCGGCGGCGCTTGCGGCCCTTGCCGGCGCGATCATCGGCCCGATGCAGGTGGCGTCGCGGCTGATCGAGATGCTGACCGGCGAACGGGTCGCCTCGTCGATGGTGGGCGTGATTTCCAGCGGCGCCCTGCTGTTCGGCCTTGCCTGCCTCGCCGCGGCGCTGTGGCTCGACGGAGAGCTCGTCGTCATCGTGTTTGCCGCCAGTTTCGGAATAGGCCAGGGCCTCAACTTCATCGCCCGGGCGATCCTGCCGGCGCGCCTGTTCGGCACCGAGGGCTATGGCGCGCTGACCGGCAAGCTGGCAACGGTCCGGCTCTTTGCCATGGCCGGTGCCCCGATCTGCACCGCACTCGCCATCAGCCATGCCGGCATCGGCGCGACATTTGCCCTGCTCGGGCTGACGGCGGCCATCGGCGTTGCGGCCGCTTGCGGGCTTCACATCATAGAAAGACGGGCGGCTGCGGCACAGGCCGCCCCGGCAACCGGCGCAGACTGA
- a CDS encoding transglutaminase-like cysteine peptidase produces MFFGPGQKRLTLIALMALVAVPAGSMAAGRSMETGRVTSQPIGHYEFCKQFSAECKPVKGSYAAPKVTDYGWDVVNEINRAVNFSVMPKTDLEVFGKEEVWAYPDVAGDCEDYVLLKRHMLIERGFSAADTLITVVRKPDGEGHAVLTLRTSEGDFVLDNLVDEVKNWRDTPYRYLKRQASNNAGRWVTIENGSDVLVGALK; encoded by the coding sequence ATGTTTTTCGGCCCGGGACAAAAGAGACTGACCTTGATCGCCCTGATGGCGCTGGTCGCGGTGCCCGCAGGGAGCATGGCCGCGGGCCGGTCCATGGAAACAGGCCGGGTGACATCGCAGCCGATCGGACATTACGAGTTCTGCAAGCAGTTCTCCGCCGAGTGCAAACCGGTCAAGGGTTCCTATGCCGCACCCAAGGTCACCGATTACGGGTGGGACGTGGTCAACGAGATCAACCGCGCCGTCAATTTCTCGGTGATGCCCAAGACCGATCTCGAAGTCTTCGGCAAGGAAGAGGTCTGGGCCTATCCAGACGTTGCCGGCGATTGCGAGGATTATGTCCTGCTCAAGCGGCACATGCTGATAGAACGCGGCTTTTCCGCCGCCGACACGCTGATCACCGTCGTGCGCAAGCCTGATGGCGAAGGCCATGCCGTGTTGACGCTGAGAACCTCCGAGGGCGATTTCGTGCTCGACAACCTGGTCGACGAGGTCAAGAACTGGCGCGACACCCCCTACCGCTATCTCAAGCGTCAGGCCTCGAACAATGCAGGCCGCTGGGTCACCATCGAAAATGGTTCGGATGTGCTGGTCGGGGCACTGAAGTAG
- a CDS encoding alpha/beta fold hydrolase has protein sequence MMQPQASTLSTGTGDAARTIAILSRKASPAGADLPGFVWLGGYRSDMTGSKAEALCQLAGDQGRAALRFDYSGHGASGGSFREGTISRWLEESLAVFDACTSGPQILVGSSMGGWIALRMVQELRARGDGDRVAGLVLIAPAPDFTLELMEPELTDAQRQALERDGYYEEPTPYGPEPNVFTRALFEDGRKNRVLEGLIDTGAPVHIIQWHGRSGCALAPRTPADRASAVGKRHPDADPRRRPPALARRGHCPHS, from the coding sequence ATGATGCAACCACAGGCCAGCACGCTGTCCACAGGCACCGGCGACGCGGCGCGCACCATCGCCATATTGTCGCGCAAGGCCAGCCCGGCCGGCGCGGATCTGCCGGGTTTCGTCTGGCTCGGCGGCTACCGCTCCGACATGACCGGATCGAAGGCGGAAGCGCTGTGCCAACTGGCCGGAGACCAGGGTCGCGCCGCGCTGCGCTTCGACTATTCCGGTCATGGCGCATCCGGCGGCAGCTTTCGCGAGGGCACGATATCGCGTTGGCTGGAAGAGAGCCTTGCGGTGTTCGACGCATGCACATCCGGTCCGCAGATCCTTGTCGGCTCGTCGATGGGCGGCTGGATCGCGCTGCGCATGGTGCAGGAGCTCAGGGCGCGCGGGGATGGCGACCGGGTGGCGGGACTGGTGCTGATTGCGCCGGCGCCCGACTTCACGCTCGAACTGATGGAGCCCGAGCTCACCGATGCGCAGCGCCAGGCGCTCGAGCGCGACGGCTATTACGAAGAGCCGACACCCTATGGTCCGGAGCCGAATGTGTTTACCCGGGCGCTGTTTGAGGATGGCCGCAAGAACCGGGTGCTTGAGGGCCTGATCGACACCGGCGCCCCGGTTCACATCATCCAGTGGCATGGCCGATCCGGATGTGCCCTGGCGCCACGCACTCCGGCTGATCGAGCATCTGCCGTCGGAAAACGTCACCCTGACGCTGATCCGCGACGGCGACCACCGGCTCTCGCGCGACGAGGACATTGCCCGCATTCTTGA
- the infC gene encoding translation initiation factor IF-3, whose product MRRPFRAPPTANEGPRANQNIRTPTVQLIDSEGHNHGVVPTDQALAMAEEVGLDLVEINSAGDVPVCKIVDLGKLKYASQKKASEARKKQKTVEVKEIKMRPNIDTHDYDVKMRAMNRFFDEGDKVKVTLRFRGREMAHMELGMKLLQKVKDDTVLIAKVEAEPKLEGRQMMMVLAPK is encoded by the coding sequence ATTCGCAGACCATTCAGAGCGCCGCCAACCGCCAACGAAGGCCCCCGCGCAAACCAGAATATCCGGACCCCGACCGTCCAGCTCATTGATTCCGAAGGTCACAACCACGGCGTCGTGCCGACCGACCAGGCCTTGGCCATGGCCGAGGAGGTTGGCCTCGATCTTGTCGAGATCAATTCCGCCGGCGACGTGCCGGTTTGCAAGATCGTCGATCTGGGCAAGCTGAAATACGCATCGCAGAAAAAAGCCTCGGAAGCGCGCAAGAAGCAGAAGACCGTCGAGGTCAAGGAAATCAAGATGCGCCCGAACATCGACACGCATGACTATGACGTGAAGATGCGCGCCATGAACCGCTTTTTCGACGAAGGCGACAAGGTCAAGGTCACGCTCAGATTCCGTGGCCGTGAAATGGCCCATATGGAACTGGGCATGAAATTGCTCCAGAAGGTCAAGGACGACACGGTCCTGATCGCCAAGGTCGAGGCCGAGCCGAAGCTCGAGGGCCGTCAGATGATGATGGTGCTGGCGCCGAAGTAA
- the rpmI gene encoding 50S ribosomal protein L35 produces MPKMKTKSSAKKRFKITATGKVMAAAAGKRHGMIKRSNKFLRDARGTMVLSEPDAKIVKKFLPNGL; encoded by the coding sequence ATGCCCAAGATGAAGACGAAATCGTCTGCCAAGAAGCGGTTCAAGATCACGGCAACCGGCAAGGTTATGGCCGCCGCCGCAGGCAAGCGCCATGGCATGATCAAACGGTCCAACAAGTTCCTTCGCGACGCCCGCGGCACCATGGTTCTGTCCGAACCTGACGCCAAGATCGTCAAGAAGTTTCTTCCCAACGGCCTTTAA
- the rplT gene encoding 50S ribosomal protein L20 has product MARVKRGVPAHAKHKKVLKKAKGFYGRRKNTIRAAKAAVDKSMQYAYRDRKVRKRNFRALWIQRINAAVREHGLTYGRFIDGLTKSGIEVDRKVLSDMAIHDAEAFGVLIAASKEALVYLKDSTPNEFESAVA; this is encoded by the coding sequence ATGGCACGCGTAAAACGGGGCGTACCCGCCCATGCAAAGCACAAGAAAGTCCTGAAGAAAGCCAAGGGCTTTTACGGACGCCGCAAAAATACCATCCGCGCAGCGAAGGCCGCCGTCGACAAGTCGATGCAATACGCCTATCGCGACCGCAAGGTCCGCAAGCGGAATTTCCGCGCTCTCTGGATCCAGCGCATCAACGCCGCTGTCCGCGAGCACGGCCTGACCTATGGCCGCTTCATCGATGGTCTGACCAAGTCGGGCATCGAGGTTGACCGCAAGGTTCTTTCCGACATGGCGATCCATGATGCGGAAGCCTTCGGCGTACTCATCGCCGCTTCCAAGGAAGCGCTTGTGTACCTCAAGGATTCCACGCCGAACGAATTTGAAAGCGCTGTCGCCTAA
- the pheS gene encoding phenylalanine--tRNA ligase subunit alpha, protein MSQYQTLETSIMAEIAASADEATIEAVRVSALGKKGSVSELLKGLGKMSAEERQEAGPAINGLKARVADAIAARKSELRDAAITERLARETVDVSLPVRSSPAERGRIHPISQITDEITAIFADMGFAIAEGPDIETDHYNFTALNFPDGHPAREMHDTFFLEPDDKGERKVLRTHTSPVQVRTMETQKPPIRIVIPGKTYRQDSDATHSPMFHQVEGLVIDKTANVGHLRWVLEEFCKTFFEVDNVVMRFRPSFFPFTEPSFEVDIQCDRTSGPIVKFGEGSDWMEILGCGMVHPNVLRAGGLDPDEYQGFAWGMGLDRIAMLKYGMPDLRDFFNADVRWTSHYGFRPLDMPTLFGGLSA, encoded by the coding sequence ATGAGCCAGTACCAGACACTTGAAACCTCCATCATGGCCGAGATCGCGGCGAGCGCCGACGAGGCGACCATCGAGGCCGTACGGGTGTCGGCCCTCGGCAAGAAGGGCTCCGTCTCCGAACTGCTCAAGGGGCTGGGCAAGATGTCCGCCGAGGAACGCCAGGAAGCAGGTCCTGCGATCAACGGCCTCAAGGCGCGCGTCGCCGATGCCATTGCAGCCCGCAAGAGCGAGTTGCGCGATGCCGCCATTACCGAACGCCTGGCGCGCGAAACAGTTGATGTCAGCCTGCCGGTACGCTCGTCACCGGCCGAACGCGGCCGCATCCATCCGATCAGCCAGATCACCGACGAGATCACCGCGATCTTCGCCGATATGGGCTTTGCCATTGCCGAAGGTCCCGATATCGAGACCGATCATTACAATTTCACCGCGCTGAATTTTCCCGACGGCCATCCGGCGCGGGAAATGCACGATACCTTCTTCCTCGAGCCAGATGACAAGGGCGAGCGCAAGGTGCTGCGCACCCACACCTCGCCGGTGCAGGTCCGCACCATGGAAACGCAGAAGCCGCCGATCCGCATCGTCATTCCGGGCAAGACCTACCGGCAGGATTCCGACGCCACCCATTCGCCGATGTTCCATCAGGTCGAGGGGCTGGTGATCGACAAGACCGCCAATGTCGGCCATCTGCGCTGGGTGCTGGAGGAATTCTGCAAGACCTTTTTCGAGGTCGACAATGTGGTGATGCGCTTCCGCCCGTCGTTCTTTCCCTTCACCGAGCCCTCTTTCGAGGTCGATATCCAGTGCGACCGCACCTCGGGTCCGATCGTCAAGTTCGGCGAGGGCTCCGACTGGATGGAGATTCTGGGCTGCGGCATGGTGCATCCCAATGTGCTGCGCGCTGGCGGACTGGATCCCGACGAATATCAGGGCTTTGCCTGGGGCATGGGGCTCGACCGCATCGCCATGCTGAAATACGGCATGCCCGACCTGCGCGACTTTTTCAACGCCGATGTCCGCTGGACCAGCCACTACGGCTTCCGCCCCCTCGACATGCCGACCCTGTTCGGCGGCCTGAGCGCGTAA